TTCCCTATCAGCCAATTTGTGACATTTCACTTTGTCTGCTGTCTTGGAAGGTGGCCTTTCTGGTTGCCATCACCTCCATTCGCTGCATCTCCAAGCTTGCCATGTTATCATAGAGATCTCTCTTTCTGGTACTTCATCAGGACAAGACGGTCCTCCCACCCATTGTTTGAGGGATCCACTTGTTTCTCTGTTCTGAGATTCCCCCTTCACTTCTTTGTTGAGTTTTATGTTGTTTTGAGTTATACTTCAGTTAGTCTTTCGGCTTTTCCTTTCCTAAATCTTGTGTACAAACTgatgtagctgagtagctaccggaggggtatagctggtaggaggggtCAACTCTTCCCTTGCTTATTGTCCGCCTTCTAGTGCTGGAGATATAGTCAATAGGGTTATAACAATTTTACAACCTCATTCCCATATCCTAAATTTATGCACTTTTGTGCAAAAAGAAAGAATTTAATTGTTGTTTCAATATTTTTCTGAAAGGGTCACCCCAAAATCACATCATTGTATATACAGATGTAGATAGATTCTATATGCATCCATATATCCAATGGTGTGATTTTGGGGTGTCCTTTCCTGAAAAATTATTGTAATACCAATTCtttattttcaaaaaatgttaatttagttttttttatttatatcagtGCATTCAAAAAGCTGATTTTACACTTTGAACAGTTAAACCAATCTTCattgccagaattgctgttttttggtcacctcgtctagtcagaaaaatggaattaaaataaGATCAAAAACTCCAATGTGCACTAAAATGCTCCCAACCACATCTACAGCTCGGCCTGCAAAGCACAAGGAATCACACAGacccaaaaagaaaaatgtgatttttaaaCAGAAACAAAACTGTTGCGTCTTTACCGGACATGCGGCATACATAAACAAAAGTATAAGCACTACAGTGCAGAAAATAACAAATGAGCACGACGATGTCACGTAAATACAAAACTAAGGGAAAACCTTTCCCTGCAAACTACTACCCCAGGAGGAAGcgctgcctactcggcgggccgatcgcttccgACAGGTGTGGACCTATACTCGAACCTGAGCCACTAataaatccctaccagggagccctgatacAAAAGAGAACAGTAAACGGAAATCCGCAGTGGTACTTGGCTTTAGCAGCAATGAAGAGGAGCTTCAGTGGCAGTCAGTGCTCCGCAGCAGCAATCCAGGAAGCACTGAGGTCAATACTAGCATAGATTAAACAGGGCAGGGCCTCGCCAAGACAGGTGAGGACTGGCATCACCACCTGACACCACCTcctcagccccaggaaaggtagagacactgctaaaccctggtccggcctgaaagcaaggtgaagacttcagaacggctgcaacacaacTTTATAAACTTGGAAGCGCTGTAGTCTGacatggagaataaaggaaacgtcattatcacctcacagtaataaaaaaacaatggtagaatGCTTTCATTGCTAAACAATGgaacttttttatatatatgtttccTTTTTCATTATACAGCACATTAAATAACATCAGTAAAAATAGCCACCTGCCACATAATACAAGCCTTCATCATCCTGGTTCTgtgataaagggaacctgtgaggAGTCTTACACTCCCCGAACTACAGGCAGCATAATATCCTGACCGGCGCCCACATTACAGACATCTACAGTATGTTCTCTGGGACACTGCGGGTTTATACATGAACAATTATCCAAAGACCAGAAAAGGAATGTGGAGAAGAGTCATTGGGGCGGGTCCCTGCTGACCCGGTCACATTTGGACTGACTGTCAATATCTATCAATTAGGCATCACAAAACTCCTGACATCAGACTTATCCGGATTTTATATTGGCTCATCTTCTTTCCATTCAGGTCGTACAAAATTGGATCCTCTGATATCTTCTTTGTAACATTATATTCCAGATTCACCGTTCAGGATGGAAAAGGACAGAAAGAAGATGGTGAAACATATGTTAAATCTCACCATGGAGATACTCTTcgagcttactggagaggtgagagattctgatgatgtcatattACATTAAATGTatttatggtaataacagatgatgtcactggagaggggaggtattctgatgatgtcacattacatccttcttatctatggtaataacagatgacatgactggaaatgtctgtagtgatatttattaatatctccctatgtacaggattacacagtattgAAGAAGacatctagtgatggctgtcgggcccctgtgtgcgATGGACAGAGtagacccctgagcccaaccaCGGGGACCTCACCTCACCTTCTGAGACataaggacatcaatgtacagaagattctagaactcaccaacaagatgattgagctgctgactggagaggtgacgctgcagggaatgctgggacattatacagtaacagcactggaggcttctgggtaatgactgtatattgtgttgtcaggttcctataaggtgtcaggatgtcgctgtctatttctccatggaggagtgggagtatttagaaggacacaaggatctgtacaaggaggccatgatggagacccgccagccgctcccatcaccaggtaatagacaggactaaatgttCATGTATATCTTGCTGATACACTATTTATATATCCTGTTTGTATCTTTTGATCTTATATGTCTTGCATGCTGATATCTTTCTTCATCTCTTTGATGTCTTTTTTTGAACAATCCCTTTTTATTGAGAGATAATACTTGAGATGTGAATCATTCATAACATAATGAGCCGCAGTACATATCAATACCAGCTTGGTTGAAATGGATGCGAAGGTCCAACCTGTAAGAATTATAACAGTAGGATGACTTGTCAGGTTTTGCTTATTAaggtaaataataaataaatcctGTATATTGGTTAGAAGGCTCTGAAGAACAATGCTGACGGACATCATTGGGAACAAGTTGTCTCCTGGAGAGAATTTCATTGTCCCTTCTGAAACGGGTCGTTAGCAGATTTTGTGTGAGCCTTTCTACCATCGACCTAAACTTCTATAGTCAGATACCCCCATAAACTACATCTAGAGAGGAACAACTTGTGATGTGATATAAGTAGAACATATAAATCAGAGCTTGTGACCCGGCTGGGCCAAGATACACCTCTGTGGTATTCCTGCTGGAGGTGTTTGTGCGGGTCGgttcaggcccctatacataaGGGGCCGccatcacttagactgtctaagAATTTAAATTCATATTTGTAGCAGATTGATATCTACAGTTTGGTAGTCTGGAATAGTTAATTGGAGGCATTCCAACTGTCAACAAGGTATATAAAGGTAGGTAAACTAATCCTTCAGTCTGTCAGTGAGAGGGGCCCCACCACCCACTATGTAAACAGTACTTTACTGTTAACCAAGTTCATAGGAATATGTAAATGCAGCCCCATTCCCACTAGGTGTGCATGTGGGGCCAGACAAACGCCTTAAATATCGAAAGAGTAAAGTTCTTATCccgtgcccctatacctcttttaatgcaccccaagactttattttcttttgcagcagctgactggcgttGACTGCGCCAAATAAGTCTACAGTCATCTAGTGccaccaggtctttttccatctcacttttccctagcagtaccccatttagtgtatattggtggcatccatttcttctgctcatgtacataaccctacatttatcagtattatctatgtccgtttgtagccgcacattggcctccgttgtattaattaccttgtataattttgtgtcatctgcaaatattgatattttgctgtgcagcccctctatcaggtcgttgataaatatattgaacagaatggggcctaacactgagccctgtggcaccccactagcaatggtggtccagagtatgagccatttatgaccaccctctgctttctatctctgatccagttctttacccagatacacacattttcacccagaccgagccgtctcattttatatattagcctattatgcggcacgatgtcaaatgctttagagaagtccagatatacaatcTTTTTTTctgccctgacctaccatcaaggccataGGCTCTGCCATTTTTTGACAAGATCTCTAAGGGCCAATCTAGATGTAGGAGGGTGGTGATTGAAGCCAGCAATAGACACTATTAGTATCAATAGGCTAGCATAGGGATTGTCCTAGCAGCCTTAGAAAAGCCCTTTGGCTTTTAAGCACACCTCTAGCTATTTCTTCAGCCAGTACTCAGCACCTGTAAATCAGGTACTGCTAACACATTGTTAAATCAGTACTGGG
This region of Eleutherodactylus coqui strain aEleCoq1 chromosome 5, aEleCoq1.hap1, whole genome shotgun sequence genomic DNA includes:
- the LOC136627150 gene encoding oocyte zinc finger protein XlCOF29-like, whose protein sequence is MEKDRKKMVKHMLNLTMEILFELTGEDYTVLKKTSSDGCRAPVCDGQSRPLSPTTGTSPHLLRHKDINVQKILELTNKMIELLTGEQLTGVDCAK